From one Gracilibacillus salinarum genomic stretch:
- the safA gene encoding SafA/ExsA family spore coat assembly protein, which produces MRKICFVLLVVGFCLLPVQSLFAASTYTVQSGDSLWKIAVKYQIGLSEIIEANDQISNPDLIYPNQTITIPTIDEIKKIEHQVIQYTNQEREKNGLPSLRANWELSRVARYKSQDMLQNQYFSHTSPTYGSPFTMMQNFGVSYTSAGENIAKGQDTAYQVVQAWMNSSGHRAIILNEKYTHIGVGYVESGHYWTQMFIAK; this is translated from the coding sequence GTGAGAAAAATCTGCTTTGTTTTGTTGGTTGTCGGGTTTTGTCTACTGCCTGTACAATCTTTATTTGCTGCGAGTACCTATACGGTTCAATCAGGCGACAGTTTGTGGAAGATTGCTGTAAAATATCAAATCGGATTATCTGAAATCATTGAAGCAAATGACCAAATATCCAATCCTGATTTGATTTATCCCAACCAAACAATAACGATTCCAACGATCGACGAAATTAAAAAAATAGAGCATCAAGTTATTCAATATACCAACCAAGAAAGAGAGAAGAATGGACTTCCAAGTTTGCGAGCAAATTGGGAGTTATCTCGTGTAGCACGTTACAAATCGCAAGATATGTTGCAAAACCAATATTTTAGTCATACAAGTCCAACGTACGGTTCACCATTTACAATGATGCAGAATTTCGGTGTATCTTATACTTCTGCAGGTGAAAATATTGCTAAAGGACAAGACACTGCTTATCAGGTAGTACAAGCATGGATGAACTCAAGTGGACATCGTGCCATTATTCTAAACGAAAAGTATACACATATTGGCGTTGGTTATGTAGAAAGTGGACATTATTGGACGCAAATGTTTATAGCGAAATAA
- a CDS encoding mechanosensitive ion channel family protein, with amino-acid sequence MELDWRFWEAISYDDYIDIAISIGVILLAILLRKLFIKYIFYLFLKLSNKGKTELLNHALKALEHPLRFLFVVVGIYIAIHFFPYINETREIYLKLLKISILLAISSWLFNLSSSTSLLFMKISNKLNFEMDSILIPFLSKAVRVIIVMISISIIAEEFGYNVSGFVAGLGLGGLAFALAAQEVIKNLFGGVVIITEKPFTIGDWIQSPSIEGIVEDINFRSTIIRTFADSLITIPNSTLSNEPITNWSEMNKRRISFTLGVEYSTSKEKIQHVVHEIQEYLENNEDIHPETIFVKFTEYNNSSLDIMLYFFTKTIVWEEYLTVKQNVNYKIMEILEEADVSVAFPSRSIYLEQDSMHNMHPLQDDQQ; translated from the coding sequence TTGGAGTTGGATTGGAGATTTTGGGAAGCTATTTCATATGATGATTACATTGATATCGCAATAAGTATCGGTGTCATTTTGCTGGCAATTCTTTTACGAAAATTGTTTATTAAATATATTTTTTACCTGTTTTTAAAATTATCCAATAAAGGAAAAACGGAACTGCTCAATCATGCCCTAAAAGCATTAGAACATCCGTTGCGCTTTTTATTTGTCGTAGTAGGCATCTATATCGCTATTCATTTTTTCCCATACATCAATGAGACTAGGGAAATTTACTTAAAGTTATTAAAAATATCGATTTTACTCGCTATTTCCTCTTGGCTGTTTAACCTGTCGTCAAGCACGTCGCTTTTATTTATGAAAATAAGCAATAAACTGAATTTTGAAATGGATTCCATCTTAATTCCGTTTTTATCTAAAGCAGTTCGAGTCATCATTGTCATGATTAGCATCAGTATTATAGCGGAGGAATTTGGATATAACGTTAGTGGGTTTGTAGCAGGTTTAGGTTTGGGCGGCCTGGCATTTGCTCTAGCTGCTCAGGAAGTAATCAAAAACTTGTTCGGCGGTGTCGTTATTATTACCGAAAAACCTTTTACAATTGGCGATTGGATCCAATCACCTAGTATTGAGGGGATTGTAGAGGATATTAATTTCCGCAGTACCATTATTCGAACCTTTGCTGATTCACTTATTACCATTCCGAACTCTACCTTATCTAATGAGCCGATTACTAATTGGAGTGAGATGAACAAGAGAAGAATATCTTTCACCCTCGGAGTGGAATACAGCACATCAAAAGAAAAGATCCAGCATGTTGTACATGAGATTCAAGAATACTTGGAAAATAATGAGGACATACATCCAGAGACCATTTTTGTAAAGTTTACCGAATATAATAATAGCAGCCTTGATATCATGCTCTACTTCTTCACAAAAACAATTGTTTGGGAAGAATACTTAACAGTAAAACAAAATGTGAATTACAAAATTATGGAGATTTTAGAAGAGGCAGATGTTTCTGTTGCATTTCCGTCTCGTTCGATATATCTTGAACAAGATAGCATGCACAATATGCATCCTTTACAAGATGATCAACAATAA
- the spo0A gene encoding sporulation transcription factor Spo0A, producing the protein MKNSNVMLVDDNRELVDLMNDYLEDQEDIAVVGRAYNGKECLDYVEEVNPDVIILDIIMPHIDGLAVLSKLKQNERTKHINVIMLTAFGQEEVTKKAVGLGASYFILKPFDLEHLAEQIRQVHGIQTAVHNEKRSSVTNSKRFDLEASITHIIHEIGVPAHIKGYMYLREAITMVYKDIELLGSITKVLYPDIASKFNTTASRVERAIRHAIEVAWSRGNMDSISSLFGYTVSVSKAKPTNSEFIAMVADRLRLEHRAS; encoded by the coding sequence GTGAAGAATTCGAATGTAATGTTGGTGGATGACAACCGTGAACTTGTAGATTTAATGAATGATTATTTAGAGGATCAGGAGGATATTGCCGTAGTAGGGAGAGCATATAATGGAAAAGAATGCCTGGATTATGTGGAAGAAGTTAATCCGGATGTAATTATATTAGATATTATTATGCCTCATATAGATGGTCTAGCTGTTCTATCGAAATTAAAACAAAATGAACGGACAAAGCACATTAATGTGATTATGCTCACTGCATTTGGTCAGGAAGAAGTTACGAAAAAAGCTGTCGGTCTGGGAGCGTCGTATTTTATCTTGAAACCATTCGATTTAGAACATCTTGCAGAACAAATAAGACAAGTACATGGTATCCAAACTGCTGTACATAATGAGAAAAGGTCTTCCGTGACAAACAGCAAAAGGTTTGATTTAGAAGCAAGTATTACGCATATCATTCATGAAATTGGTGTACCTGCCCATATTAAAGGCTATATGTATTTGCGAGAAGCCATCACAATGGTTTATAAAGACATTGAATTACTAGGATCAATCACGAAAGTTCTTTATCCTGATATTGCATCTAAATTCAACACAACTGCTTCAAGAGTAGAACGTGCCATTCGTCACGCCATTGAAGTAGCCTGGAGCAGAGGTAACATGGATTCGATTTCATCGCTGTTCGGATATACGGTAAGTGTGTCTAAAGCAAAACCGACGAACTCTGAGTTTATAGCTATGGTTGCAGATCGATTACGATTAGAACATCGCGCTAGCTAG
- the spoIVB gene encoding SpoIVB peptidase: MKNNYARKCIGLILLVILFVLPWYSPFQIYLSIPNQIKTFTQSDTVSLPTLGDDVSISAMNDEAVQYATDLMNYSLEESGQDEVTYTFANVPVKKVDVEVYDDFRLIPGGQSIGINLQTQGVLVVGHHLVTTEEGTSSPGEDADIQVGDNIISINDKKITKMEEVAPIVKEAGEQDESLDVELKRGGKTVDTELTPQYDVKEEDYRIGVYIRDSAAGIGTMTFYHPDSKKYGALGHIISDMDTREPVKIDNGSIVRSQITDIKKGEHGVPGEKRADFVLDGTEMGDITKNSPFGIFGTLHEPLKSADDNWSKPMPIALPNEVEEGPAKILTVINKEKVEAFDVEIVNTVNQSAPATKGLILEITDKRLLDATGGIVQGMSGSPIIQNGKIIGAVTHVFVNDPTSGYGVHIEWMLNEAGIDIYKSENRKAS, translated from the coding sequence ATGAAGAACAACTACGCAAGAAAATGTATAGGATTAATACTCCTTGTCATATTATTTGTACTCCCATGGTATTCACCATTTCAGATATACCTCTCTATCCCGAATCAAATCAAAACTTTTACACAATCAGATACAGTGTCGTTACCTACTTTAGGTGATGATGTTTCGATATCAGCTATGAACGATGAGGCTGTTCAATATGCAACAGACTTAATGAATTATTCGCTTGAAGAAAGTGGGCAAGACGAAGTAACCTATACCTTCGCTAATGTCCCGGTTAAGAAAGTGGATGTGGAAGTATACGATGATTTCCGCCTGATTCCTGGCGGACAATCGATCGGAATTAATCTGCAAACACAAGGCGTTTTGGTTGTAGGTCATCATCTCGTGACAACGGAGGAAGGAACGAGTTCTCCTGGAGAAGATGCTGATATACAAGTAGGAGATAATATTATCTCGATTAACGATAAAAAAATTACCAAAATGGAAGAAGTGGCACCGATTGTAAAAGAAGCTGGAGAGCAAGATGAGTCCTTAGACGTAGAACTGAAACGCGGCGGTAAAACGGTAGACACGGAGTTGACGCCGCAATATGATGTGAAAGAAGAAGATTATCGAATAGGTGTTTATATTCGTGACTCTGCAGCAGGTATCGGAACAATGACTTTTTACCATCCGGATTCAAAAAAATATGGTGCTCTTGGACATATCATTTCAGATATGGATACAAGAGAGCCAGTAAAAATTGATAACGGAAGTATTGTACGGTCGCAAATCACCGATATAAAGAAAGGTGAACACGGCGTTCCAGGTGAAAAACGTGCTGATTTCGTATTAGATGGTACGGAAATGGGTGATATTACGAAGAATTCGCCGTTCGGAATCTTCGGAACACTGCATGAACCATTAAAATCTGCTGATGATAACTGGTCGAAACCAATGCCGATTGCCTTACCGAATGAAGTAGAAGAAGGTCCTGCAAAAATTTTGACGGTTATTAACAAAGAAAAAGTAGAGGCGTTTGATGTAGAGATTGTAAATACAGTTAATCAATCTGCACCAGCTACTAAAGGGCTGATTTTAGAAATAACAGACAAACGATTGTTAGATGCAACTGGTGGCATTGTACAAGGTATGAGTGGTAGTCCGATCATTCAGAATGGAAAAATAATTGGTGCGGTTACACATGTTTTTGTTAATGATCCAACTAGTGGGTACGGTGTTCATATTGAATGGATGCTGAATGAGGCAGGAATAGATATTTATAAATCTGAAAACCGAAAAGCGAGTTAA
- the recN gene encoding DNA repair protein RecN, with the protein MLTELSIKNFAIIEQLSISFQSGLTVLTGETGAGKSIIIDALGLLIGGRGSVEYVRHGEKKAELEGLFIIEDLEHPVYQKTKELGIDINDDQMLVLHRTISHSGKSICRINGKLTTLAILKEIGQSVLDIHSQHETQALLNKEKHLELLDSYYQSNHPDFKKSYQHLYKHWKQLKDKFEASNKNEQELAQRMDLLDFQLKEIQNADLQPNEDELLTEERNELQHFEKIHSNLNDAYNALHGEQKGLDWMSHAANHLEEAGEHHQAVKKMHQDYIDHYYLMEEISYQIRQQLESMDYEPGRLEVIESRLHEIDQLKRKYGQSVEEIMTYSAKIEEELDEIKHRDQHLENLSHSLQEAAHDLLVEAKELYLLRKNAAKQLEKAVLAELKDLYMDKTVFEVDVSIPNREQGISFEGKKVSPHPHGIDQARFLISTNPGEPVKDLDRIASGGEMSRIMLALKNIFSKHQGITSVIFDEVDTGVSGRVAQSMAEKIHNISSGSQVLCITHLPQVASIADTHLRIEKIVENNRTHTSLQELSFEQRIDEIGKMITGEELTTASKTHARELIEMNHKHK; encoded by the coding sequence ATGTTAACGGAATTATCGATTAAAAATTTTGCGATAATAGAGCAATTATCCATATCATTTCAATCCGGTTTAACGGTTTTAACGGGAGAGACTGGTGCTGGTAAATCCATTATTATAGATGCACTTGGTTTGCTGATTGGTGGAAGAGGATCGGTCGAATATGTACGTCATGGTGAAAAAAAAGCAGAATTAGAAGGACTATTTATTATAGAAGATCTTGAACACCCTGTTTATCAAAAAACAAAAGAATTGGGCATTGATATTAATGATGACCAAATGCTTGTGTTACATCGAACCATATCACATTCAGGCAAAAGTATATGCAGAATTAATGGCAAATTAACGACATTAGCTATTTTGAAAGAAATCGGACAGAGTGTTCTTGATATCCATAGTCAGCACGAAACACAGGCATTATTAAATAAAGAGAAACATTTGGAACTTTTAGATTCTTATTATCAGTCAAATCATCCAGATTTCAAAAAATCCTATCAGCATTTGTATAAACATTGGAAACAGCTAAAAGATAAATTTGAGGCAAGTAACAAAAATGAACAAGAATTAGCACAGCGTATGGATTTATTAGATTTTCAACTGAAAGAAATCCAGAATGCCGATTTGCAGCCAAATGAAGATGAGTTACTGACAGAAGAACGAAACGAATTACAGCATTTTGAGAAAATCCACAGCAACTTAAATGATGCCTATAATGCACTTCACGGGGAGCAAAAAGGATTGGATTGGATGTCACACGCTGCCAATCATTTAGAGGAAGCAGGAGAACATCATCAGGCTGTAAAAAAAATGCATCAAGACTATATTGATCATTATTATTTAATGGAGGAAATTTCGTATCAAATCCGGCAGCAACTGGAAAGTATGGATTATGAACCAGGTCGATTAGAAGTAATTGAATCCCGTTTACATGAAATTGATCAACTGAAGCGTAAGTATGGTCAATCCGTTGAGGAAATCATGACATACAGCGCGAAAATCGAAGAAGAATTAGATGAAATTAAACATCGTGACCAGCATCTTGAAAATCTATCCCATTCCTTACAGGAAGCAGCTCATGATTTACTTGTAGAAGCTAAAGAATTGTATCTGCTAAGAAAAAACGCTGCAAAACAGTTAGAGAAAGCGGTATTGGCAGAACTCAAAGATCTCTATATGGATAAAACGGTTTTTGAAGTAGATGTTTCCATACCAAATCGTGAACAAGGTATATCATTTGAAGGTAAAAAAGTTTCTCCGCACCCTCACGGAATAGATCAGGCTAGATTTTTAATTTCTACAAATCCAGGTGAACCTGTAAAGGATCTGGATCGTATTGCTTCAGGCGGGGAAATGTCTCGGATAATGCTTGCTTTAAAGAATATTTTCTCCAAGCACCAAGGTATTACGAGTGTCATTTTCGACGAAGTTGATACTGGTGTAAGTGGTCGTGTTGCGCAATCTATGGCTGAGAAAATTCATAATATTTCCAGCGGATCGCAAGTTCTTTGCATTACACATTTACCTCAGGTTGCCTCTATTGCCGATACGCACTTAAGAATCGAAAAGATTGTAGAGAATAATCGTACACATACGTCATTGCAAGAATTAAGCTTTGAACAACGTATTGATGAAATTGGTAAAATGATAACCGGTGAAGAATTAACAACTGCATCCAAGACTCATGCACGCGAGCTTATTGAGATGAATCACAAACATAAATAA
- the ahrC gene encoding transcriptional regulator AhrC/ArgR, with translation MNKAQRHIKIREIITENEIETQDDLVEELRSQGYGITQATISRDIKELHLVKVPTQDGRYKYSLPADQKFNPLNKLRRFIMDAFISIDTATHFIVMKTLPGNAQAMGALIDNLGWEEIVGCICGDDTILIICKTVEDAEALKDKFLDML, from the coding sequence ATGAATAAAGCACAACGGCATATCAAAATACGTGAGATCATTACAGAAAATGAAATCGAAACGCAGGATGATTTAGTTGAAGAATTGCGTAGTCAAGGTTATGGCATTACGCAGGCTACTATTTCTCGTGATATCAAGGAATTGCATCTTGTCAAAGTACCAACACAAGATGGTCGCTACAAATACAGCTTGCCTGCAGACCAGAAGTTTAATCCATTAAATAAGCTAAGAAGATTTATTATGGATGCATTTATCAGTATAGACACAGCGACTCATTTTATCGTCATGAAGACTCTTCCGGGGAATGCACAGGCTATGGGTGCTTTAATTGATAATCTAGGTTGGGAAGAAATTGTTGGTTGCATCTGTGGTGATGATACAATCTTGATAATTTGTAAAACAGTGGAAGATGCGGAAGCTTTAAAGGACAAATTCTTAGACATGTTGTAA
- a CDS encoding TlyA family RNA methyltransferase: protein MTKKIRLDQLIVDRGLSESREKAKRTIMAGLVFSEGQCMDKPGTKVAEDIAIDIKGKAIPYVGRGGLKLEKALEYFSLDLQDKIMVDVGSSTGGFTDCALQNGVKRSYAIDVGYNQLDWKLRNDPRVVVMERTNFRYVTPEMLTEEVPTFATVDVSFISLQLILAPLYQLLANESFAVVLIKPQFEAGKEQVGRKGIVRDPAVHLQVLRKILAFAETTGFQIIDVTFSPITGGDGNIEYLGLLKKSAMQHKAQELFALTERVVSDSHQQLSK from the coding sequence ATGACAAAAAAAATCAGATTAGATCAATTAATCGTAGATAGAGGGCTAAGTGAATCCAGAGAAAAAGCAAAAAGAACCATCATGGCAGGACTTGTGTTTTCAGAAGGACAGTGTATGGATAAGCCAGGCACGAAGGTAGCTGAAGATATAGCCATCGATATAAAAGGAAAAGCCATTCCATATGTTGGGCGCGGGGGCTTGAAATTAGAAAAAGCACTGGAATACTTTTCTTTGGATTTACAGGATAAGATAATGGTAGATGTTGGCTCGTCAACTGGTGGATTTACAGACTGCGCCTTACAAAATGGGGTAAAACGCAGCTATGCGATCGATGTCGGTTATAATCAGTTAGACTGGAAACTGCGAAATGACCCTCGAGTAGTTGTTATGGAGAGAACTAACTTTCGCTATGTGACACCTGAGATGTTGACGGAGGAAGTTCCAACTTTCGCTACCGTTGATGTTTCCTTTATTTCGTTACAATTGATCTTAGCACCACTTTATCAGTTATTAGCAAATGAAAGCTTTGCGGTTGTTCTTATTAAACCGCAATTCGAGGCGGGAAAAGAACAAGTAGGCAGAAAGGGAATTGTTCGTGATCCTGCCGTACATTTGCAAGTACTGAGAAAAATATTGGCTTTTGCTGAAACAACAGGCTTTCAGATTATCGATGTAACGTTCTCACCAATTACGGGTGGGGATGGTAACATTGAATATTTAGGTTTGTTAAAAAAATCTGCTATGCAACATAAAGCACAAGAGCTTTTTGCGCTGACAGAGAGGGTTGTGTCAGATTCTCATCAGCAGTTAAGCAAATAA
- the dxs gene encoding 1-deoxy-D-xylulose-5-phosphate synthase: protein MDLTKMKNPAFLKELNNEELEVLAHEIRQFLIQKLSVTGGHLGANLGVVELTLALHKQFNSPTDKFLFDVGHQSYIHKMLTGRTDQFDTLRQYKGLCGFPKMNESKHDVWEAGHSSTSLSAAMGMAIARDMQNEDYSVVPIIGDGALTGGMALEALNHIGHEQKNLTVILNDNEMSIAGNVGALHNALGRMRSAGKYNRVKDELEVLLKRIPAVGGKIAQTAERVKDSMKYFMVPGMLFEEFGFTYFGPVDGHDFKDLEENIAYAKKTEGPVIVHVITQKGKGYQPAETDQKDKWHGVGPYKIDSGEKIKPANAAPAWSQVVSDTLEEIAGKDDRLAVITPAMILGSKLDKFQEKYPDRLFDVGIAEQHATTLSAGLATQGMKPFLAIYSTFLQRAYDQLVHDVCRQNLNVAFGIDRSGLVGADGETHQGVFDIAFMRHLPNMVIMMPKDENECQHMVNTAVAYNDGPIAVRFPRGNGLGVEMDQSLSTIPIGEWEVLSEGADAVILTFGTTIEMSLAASNYLKKQGINVEVVNARFIKPLDETLLHDRMTKNIPILTVEEAVLQGGFGSAVLEFAEEHNYKPVIKRMGIPDKFIEHGSVKELLKEIDLTENQIISELQHLVTVSNDKQKRA, encoded by the coding sequence ATGGATCTTACCAAGATGAAGAATCCAGCATTTCTAAAAGAATTGAACAATGAAGAACTTGAAGTACTAGCACATGAAATCCGTCAATTTTTAATTCAAAAATTATCGGTTACTGGTGGTCATTTAGGAGCGAATTTAGGTGTTGTTGAGCTTACATTAGCATTGCATAAGCAATTTAATAGTCCAACAGATAAATTTCTATTTGATGTAGGGCATCAATCATACATCCACAAAATGCTTACAGGCAGAACAGACCAATTTGATACGTTAAGACAATATAAAGGTCTGTGTGGATTCCCGAAAATGAACGAAAGTAAACACGATGTATGGGAAGCTGGGCACAGCTCTACCTCCTTGTCAGCAGCAATGGGAATGGCGATTGCACGAGATATGCAAAATGAAGATTATTCGGTGGTACCAATAATTGGTGACGGTGCTTTAACTGGTGGAATGGCATTAGAAGCATTAAACCATATTGGCCATGAACAAAAGAATCTTACAGTTATTTTAAATGACAACGAAATGTCGATAGCTGGAAATGTCGGCGCTTTACACAATGCTCTAGGCAGAATGCGCAGTGCAGGCAAATATAACCGTGTAAAAGATGAATTAGAAGTTCTTTTAAAACGGATCCCAGCAGTAGGCGGTAAAATTGCTCAAACAGCAGAACGGGTGAAAGATAGCATGAAATATTTCATGGTGCCAGGGATGTTGTTTGAAGAATTCGGCTTTACTTATTTTGGTCCTGTTGATGGACATGACTTTAAAGACCTGGAAGAAAATATCGCTTATGCAAAAAAAACAGAAGGTCCAGTAATTGTTCATGTTATCACACAAAAAGGGAAAGGGTATCAGCCTGCTGAGACTGATCAGAAAGATAAATGGCATGGCGTAGGACCTTATAAAATTGATTCTGGTGAGAAAATTAAGCCTGCAAATGCAGCGCCTGCCTGGAGTCAGGTCGTCAGTGATACGTTAGAAGAGATAGCAGGAAAGGATGATCGATTAGCAGTTATTACACCTGCTATGATTTTAGGATCAAAACTGGACAAGTTTCAGGAGAAATATCCGGATCGTTTGTTTGATGTAGGCATTGCGGAACAGCATGCAACAACGTTATCAGCTGGCCTTGCTACCCAAGGAATGAAGCCGTTTTTAGCGATTTATTCTACATTTTTGCAACGGGCATATGACCAGTTGGTGCATGACGTTTGCCGTCAGAATTTAAATGTTGCCTTCGGAATTGACAGATCTGGTCTTGTTGGTGCAGATGGTGAAACGCATCAAGGTGTGTTCGATATTGCCTTTATGCGCCACTTGCCGAACATGGTCATTATGATGCCTAAAGATGAAAATGAGTGTCAGCACATGGTAAACACTGCTGTTGCTTATAATGATGGACCTATCGCTGTACGATTTCCAAGAGGAAATGGTTTAGGGGTAGAAATGGATCAGAGCCTGTCAACTATTCCAATTGGAGAATGGGAAGTGTTAAGTGAAGGTGCAGATGCAGTCATCTTAACATTTGGTACAACTATTGAAATGTCTCTGGCCGCAAGTAATTACTTGAAGAAGCAAGGTATAAATGTAGAAGTTGTTAATGCCCGCTTCATTAAGCCACTTGACGAAACGTTATTACATGATCGTATGACTAAGAACATACCTATTCTCACAGTAGAAGAAGCAGTCCTGCAAGGTGGCTTTGGAAGTGCTGTGCTTGAATTTGCTGAAGAACATAATTATAAACCTGTTATCAAAAGAATGGGAATTCCAGATAAGTTTATCGAGCATGGAAGTGTCAAAGAATTATTAAAAGAAATTGATTTAACAGAGAATCAAATTATTTCAGAACTGCAACATTTAGTTACAGTTAGTAATGATAAGCAAAAAAGGGCTTGA